A window of Thermococcus aggregans contains these coding sequences:
- a CDS encoding TIGR00529 family membrane protein has product MNELLYLLLSFGVIIGFIRLKVNIGVSIFLGSLLLGVLFGLRPVELLRSFYVSSTEWSTIRLILIIALIMALTSILSQIGYLKMMEQATKELFPNEKYSLAALPALIGLMPMPAGALVSAPMIETVADKFNLPPEKKTITNYWFRHMWEHSWPMYQAIIIASAILSISVKEFSSKMFPLTVLMAIVGYLFFLKPIKSQDNERGNIKDGLKLFLKSTYPIIVIILISIVLGYDMVYGAFVGFLSALIPHFKKIDKKEVLKYALQPKIIFLLISVMYFKKLLEVTGAVEALPATILELNLPIVLVITLTPFLVGLITGISFAYVGMTFPLLAPFFTGFDKIALAYLSGYMGMLFSPVHLCLVFSAEYYKADLGKVYKTMLIPGFVFFILGVLYVSFL; this is encoded by the coding sequence ATGAACGAACTCTTGTATCTCTTGCTTTCCTTTGGGGTTATCATAGGATTCATAAGACTAAAGGTAAATATAGGGGTATCTATCTTCCTAGGTTCGCTTTTGCTCGGAGTTCTCTTTGGATTAAGGCCGGTTGAGTTGTTACGTTCCTTTTACGTCTCATCCACAGAATGGTCAACTATAAGGCTCATTCTGATTATAGCCCTTATAATGGCTTTGACAAGCATCCTTTCCCAGATAGGCTACCTCAAAATGATGGAACAGGCAACAAAAGAGCTGTTCCCAAATGAAAAATATTCTTTAGCTGCGCTTCCAGCATTAATAGGCTTAATGCCAATGCCCGCCGGCGCCTTAGTTTCAGCTCCCATGATAGAGACTGTAGCTGATAAGTTTAACCTTCCTCCCGAGAAGAAGACCATAACTAACTACTGGTTCAGGCATATGTGGGAGCACTCTTGGCCGATGTATCAGGCAATAATAATTGCTTCGGCCATTCTAAGCATATCAGTAAAAGAATTCAGCAGCAAGATGTTCCCCCTAACGGTGCTCATGGCAATTGTTGGCTACCTTTTCTTCCTTAAGCCGATAAAATCTCAAGACAATGAAAGGGGAAATATAAAAGATGGCCTAAAGCTGTTTCTTAAAAGCACGTATCCGATAATTGTAATCATACTCATATCCATTGTTCTCGGATATGATATGGTTTACGGGGCATTCGTTGGCTTTTTATCTGCATTAATACCTCACTTCAAGAAAATAGACAAAAAAGAGGTCTTGAAATATGCCCTACAGCCCAAGATAATATTTCTTCTGATCTCAGTTATGTACTTCAAAAAGCTTCTTGAGGTTACGGGGGCTGTTGAAGCTCTCCCAGCAACTATCTTAGAGCTGAATCTCCCTATAGTACTCGTAATAACTCTAACGCCATTTTTAGTCGGATTGATAACGGGCATAAGCTTTGCTTACGTAGGAATGACGTTTCCCCTATTGGCACCGTTTTTTACGGGCTTTGATAAAATTGCACTTGCCTACTTAAGCGGATATATGGGAATGCTTTTCAGCCCAGTTCATCTATGTTTGGTTTTTTCCGCGGAATATTACAAAGCAGACCTTGGAAAAGTTTACAAAACAATGCTAATTCCCGGATTCGTATTCTTCATTTTAGGAGTCCTTTATGTATCTTTTCTTTAG
- a CDS encoding OsmC family protein, whose translation MVEYKDMVIKVTGERLSPTKMKVKAGDFEIVMDKLGGEAPSPIDYVLAALAGCINIVATLVAKDMGINIEDLSVEVEGVFNPGKLYGKGDQRAGYKEIRAKVKVKTDADEETLKKWLEQVEERCPVSDNLTNPTPVKVEFEKC comes from the coding sequence ATGGTCGAGTACAAAGACATGGTTATAAAAGTTACGGGGGAGAGGCTCTCCCCGACCAAGATGAAGGTTAAAGCCGGAGATTTTGAGATAGTGATGGACAAGCTCGGCGGAGAGGCTCCGAGCCCAATAGACTACGTTCTTGCCGCCCTCGCCGGCTGTATAAACATAGTCGCGACCCTTGTTGCCAAGGACATGGGGATAAACATCGAAGACCTGAGCGTTGAGGTCGAGGGCGTCTTCAACCCGGGAAAGCTCTACGGCAAGGGAGACCAGAGGGCTGGATACAAGGAGATAAGGGCCAAGGTTAAGGTGAAGACCGACGCGGACGAGGAGACCCTCAAGAAGTGGCTTGAACAGGTTGAGGAGCGCTGTCCGGTTAGCGATAATTTGACCAACCCAACTCCAGTAAAGGTTGAATTTGAAAAGTGCTGA
- a CDS encoding MoaD/ThiS family protein, whose translation MKIKVKLYGELALKHGAEVEIEIEGEATVRDVLKILRISKSEHHLILNERKVSKDHPIRDGDTLKVLPVVYGGLFSQAHVFSKCER comes from the coding sequence ATGAAGATAAAGGTTAAGCTCTACGGGGAGCTCGCCCTAAAACACGGTGCAGAGGTCGAAATAGAGATTGAAGGAGAAGCAACCGTTAGAGATGTCCTTAAAATCTTGAGAATAAGCAAGTCGGAGCACCATTTAATTTTGAATGAAAGGAAAGTCTCGAAAGATCATCCAATAAGGGATGGCGATACCTTAAAGGTACTCCCGGTAGTTTATGGAGGGCTATTCTCCCAAGCCCACGTCTTCTCCAAATGTGAGCGTTAG
- a CDS encoding 4Fe-4S dicluster domain-containing protein, translated as MGEENKEERIWILVTPERCSGCRLCEVTCSLEHEGIIWPEASRIRVFEMLPGINIPHTCVQCPDYPCVEACKFGALSVDEKTGAVLVNEEKCTECGACVLACPGNVPRIPAGKGSVVICDLCGGEPKCVEVCHEAGHDALKLVRGDYRPIFRTFAKDPLEKSSDVAKKVFGEEFLG; from the coding sequence ATGGGTGAGGAAAATAAGGAAGAGAGGATATGGATTCTGGTAACTCCTGAGAGGTGTAGCGGTTGCAGGTTGTGCGAAGTCACTTGTTCTCTGGAGCACGAGGGAATAATATGGCCAGAAGCTTCGAGAATAAGAGTTTTTGAAATGCTCCCCGGCATTAACATCCCACACACCTGTGTCCAATGTCCCGACTACCCGTGCGTTGAGGCATGTAAATTCGGTGCTCTAAGCGTTGATGAAAAAACCGGCGCGGTGCTTGTGAACGAAGAAAAATGTACCGAGTGCGGGGCATGTGTTCTTGCCTGTCCCGGCAACGTCCCGAGGATTCCAGCCGGCAAGGGTAGTGTAGTCATATGCGACCTCTGTGGAGGAGAGCCAAAGTGTGTCGAGGTCTGCCACGAAGCGGGGCACGATGCGTTAAAACTCGTCAGGGGAGACTACAGACCCATTTTCAGGACGTTCGCCAAAGACCCCCTGGAGAAGAGCTCCGACGTGGCAAAAAAGGTCTTTGGGGAGGAGTTCCTGGGGTGA
- a CDS encoding DUF116 domain-containing protein — translation MRIDNIIAKLASVGADLSTRNAIKMALSLISEDEELTDQIYVEIKNKAYKEDFAKVPVEKRAVFIPQCLRNVKECPAEFGEYGWKCTKCGKCAIGEIIEYGEKLGYKQFYIVPGGSLVKKILKEKVPKGEIKAALGIACWPELAEAGEKLSILKIPLQAVPLLRAGCINTIVDIERVKAALGIGLKQENKSPVFSTDVNPQPTP, via the coding sequence ATGAGAATAGATAATATAATTGCCAAGCTGGCATCAGTAGGTGCTGATTTAAGCACAAGAAATGCAATAAAAATGGCACTCTCTCTAATAAGCGAGGACGAGGAGCTCACTGATCAAATCTATGTGGAAATAAAGAATAAAGCGTACAAAGAAGACTTTGCAAAAGTTCCGGTCGAAAAGCGGGCCGTGTTCATCCCTCAGTGTCTAAGGAATGTAAAAGAATGCCCGGCCGAGTTTGGAGAATATGGATGGAAGTGTACAAAATGCGGAAAATGCGCAATAGGCGAGATAATCGAATATGGAGAGAAACTCGGCTATAAGCAGTTCTATATAGTCCCAGGGGGAAGTTTAGTAAAGAAGATACTGAAGGAGAAAGTCCCCAAGGGTGAAATAAAAGCCGCACTGGGGATAGCGTGCTGGCCCGAGCTTGCCGAAGCCGGTGAAAAGCTCTCCATACTGAAAATTCCTCTTCAAGCCGTGCCATTATTGAGGGCCGGGTGCATAAACACCATCGTTGACATAGAAAGGGTTAAGGCAGCTCTGGGAATCGGTCTTAAACAAGAAAACAAAAGTCCAGTATTTTCAACCGACGTAAATCCACAACCAACTCCCTAG
- the ileS gene encoding isoleucine--tRNA ligase, translating into MIKEPEMREYNPQALEEKIEKFWKENDIYNKVKKARENGPDYYFLDGPPYVSGAIHLGTAWNKIIKDMIIRFRTMQGYNVRRQPGFDMHGLPIEVKVEQALGLKYKKDIEEKVGVENFIKKCREFALNNLKIMTEQFKMLGIWMDWDNPYMTIKNEYIESAWFTLKRAWEKGLLEKDQRVLHWCPRCETALAEHEVRGEYKIREDPSIYVKFLIEGKENEYLLIWTTTPWTLPANLAVAVHPEYEYAKVRVSFDGKEEYWIIAKALVEKVLNEVGAEGEIVEEVKGEELEGLRYVHPFLDEYPRQKEFRENYEWAHRVILGEHVTLGEGTGLVHTAPGHGEEDFEVGKQYGLPIYSPLDDEGRYVEGKWKGKFVKDADPEIIEYLKQKGLLVKAGTIEHKYPHCWRCKTPLIFRATDQWFLKVSKVKEKIIEENDKNVTWYPDWVKIRYDNGVMNSGDWCISRQRYWGIPLPIWVCEECGNIHVVGSFDELKEMSKEPIEKDFHEVDLHKPWVDTVVLKCPKCGGDMKRVKDVLDVWFDSGIASWASLDYPRRKDLFERLWPADFIVEGEDQVTKWFYSQQAASVIAFDTVPYKKVAMHGYVLDEKGDKMSKSLGNIIRPEEVVQKEGRDPFRFYMLWATTPWENLRFSWKGLAQVKRMLNILWNVYILASTYMSLDNFDPTKLDPKELPFREEDKWILSRVNTLIDAVNDGIETFYLTRATRAIEYFVVEDLSRWYVRLIRKRLWVEKDDPDKLAAYWTLWKVFDVLLRLMAPFTPYITEEIYQNLIRPFSGKESIHLEDWPKKDEAWVDEDLEKEMEIVRKIVETGSAARQKAKIKLRYPVRQIIIETEDEMTKKAVERLNRILRDQLNAKEVKVGRVEREIRVKPNFAKLGPHFKGDAKLIAKWIDEQNDRELYEKLMQGKLKVEIEGKEFTLERGHIVVEEELPDFLVGEEFDHGKVFVDKTLTRELMMEGLAREFVRRIQEMRKQLDLDVNDKIVVYIETTEENKELLKEMLDYMKGETRAVEIKFEEPKGYVVEWPEVEAKIGIEKVES; encoded by the coding sequence ATGATAAAGGAGCCAGAGATGAGGGAGTATAACCCACAGGCATTAGAAGAAAAAATAGAGAAGTTCTGGAAGGAAAACGACATCTACAACAAGGTGAAAAAAGCACGGGAAAATGGGCCTGACTACTATTTCCTTGACGGGCCCCCATACGTAAGCGGTGCCATACACCTCGGAACAGCTTGGAACAAGATAATCAAGGACATGATAATAAGATTCAGAACCATGCAGGGCTACAACGTTAGAAGACAGCCGGGCTTTGACATGCACGGTTTACCAATAGAGGTTAAAGTCGAGCAGGCTTTAGGGTTGAAGTACAAAAAGGACATCGAAGAGAAAGTTGGAGTTGAGAACTTCATAAAGAAGTGTAGAGAGTTCGCCTTAAATAACCTCAAAATCATGACAGAGCAGTTTAAAATGCTCGGAATTTGGATGGACTGGGATAATCCATACATGACAATCAAAAATGAGTACATAGAATCAGCTTGGTTTACTTTAAAGAGAGCATGGGAAAAGGGACTCTTGGAGAAGGATCAGAGAGTCCTTCACTGGTGTCCCAGATGTGAGACCGCTTTAGCCGAGCATGAAGTTAGGGGAGAGTACAAAATAAGAGAAGACCCGAGCATATACGTGAAGTTCCTAATAGAAGGTAAGGAAAACGAGTACCTTCTCATTTGGACAACTACTCCATGGACTCTTCCTGCAAATCTGGCTGTTGCTGTCCACCCCGAGTACGAGTACGCAAAAGTGAGAGTGTCCTTTGATGGAAAGGAGGAGTACTGGATAATCGCTAAGGCACTAGTCGAGAAAGTTCTCAACGAGGTTGGTGCCGAAGGCGAGATAGTAGAGGAAGTTAAGGGAGAAGAGCTTGAAGGTCTAAGGTACGTCCATCCGTTCTTGGACGAATATCCGAGACAAAAAGAGTTTAGGGAGAACTATGAGTGGGCTCACCGTGTAATACTCGGAGAGCACGTAACTCTTGGCGAAGGTACAGGATTAGTTCACACAGCTCCGGGACACGGTGAAGAAGACTTTGAAGTAGGAAAGCAGTACGGCCTGCCAATATACTCTCCTCTTGACGACGAAGGAAGATATGTAGAAGGCAAATGGAAGGGCAAGTTCGTTAAAGATGCTGATCCAGAGATAATTGAGTATCTAAAGCAGAAAGGCCTTCTTGTGAAAGCGGGCACAATAGAGCACAAATATCCACACTGCTGGCGTTGTAAGACTCCATTGATCTTCAGGGCCACAGATCAGTGGTTCCTCAAGGTGAGCAAAGTTAAGGAGAAAATAATAGAAGAAAATGACAAAAACGTCACATGGTATCCGGATTGGGTGAAGATAAGGTACGACAACGGAGTCATGAACAGCGGAGACTGGTGTATTTCAAGACAAAGGTACTGGGGAATACCCCTACCAATATGGGTATGTGAAGAGTGCGGCAACATACATGTGGTAGGCTCTTTTGACGAGCTCAAAGAGATGAGCAAAGAGCCAATAGAAAAAGACTTCCATGAAGTAGATCTCCACAAGCCTTGGGTTGATACAGTTGTTCTGAAGTGTCCAAAGTGCGGAGGAGACATGAAGAGAGTCAAAGACGTCCTTGATGTGTGGTTCGACAGCGGAATAGCGAGCTGGGCTTCCTTAGACTACCCAAGAAGGAAGGACTTATTCGAGAGGCTCTGGCCTGCCGACTTTATAGTTGAGGGCGAAGACCAAGTTACAAAGTGGTTCTATTCACAACAAGCTGCAAGCGTTATTGCGTTTGACACAGTTCCATACAAGAAAGTGGCAATGCACGGCTATGTCCTCGACGAGAAAGGCGACAAGATGAGCAAGAGCCTTGGAAACATAATAAGACCAGAAGAAGTCGTCCAAAAAGAAGGAAGAGATCCTTTTAGGTTCTACATGCTCTGGGCAACGACTCCCTGGGAGAACTTGAGGTTCAGCTGGAAAGGCCTTGCACAGGTCAAGAGAATGCTCAACATCCTGTGGAACGTCTACATACTGGCTTCAACCTATATGAGCTTGGACAACTTTGATCCAACAAAGCTCGACCCGAAGGAGCTTCCATTTAGAGAAGAGGATAAATGGATACTTTCAAGGGTAAATACCCTCATAGATGCCGTTAACGATGGAATAGAGACCTTCTATCTCACGAGGGCAACAAGGGCGATAGAGTACTTTGTGGTAGAAGACCTAAGCAGATGGTATGTGAGACTTATAAGAAAGAGGCTATGGGTCGAGAAGGACGATCCAGACAAACTTGCCGCCTACTGGACATTGTGGAAAGTATTCGACGTCCTGCTCAGGTTAATGGCACCATTTACGCCCTACATCACCGAAGAGATATACCAGAACCTCATAAGGCCGTTCAGCGGAAAAGAAAGCATCCACCTCGAGGATTGGCCCAAGAAGGACGAAGCATGGGTGGATGAAGACCTCGAAAAGGAGATGGAGATAGTAAGAAAAATAGTGGAGACAGGTTCCGCTGCAAGGCAGAAGGCAAAGATAAAACTCCGTTATCCAGTTAGGCAGATAATCATAGAGACCGAAGATGAAATGACAAAGAAAGCCGTTGAGAGGCTTAACCGCATTCTCAGAGACCAGTTAAATGCAAAAGAAGTAAAGGTTGGCCGCGTCGAGAGGGAAATAAGAGTGAAGCCAAACTTTGCCAAACTCGGCCCGCACTTCAAGGGAGATGCAAAGTTAATCGCAAAGTGGATTGACGAGCAGAACGACAGGGAACTCTACGAGAAGCTTATGCAAGGAAAGCTCAAAGTAGAGATAGAAGGCAAGGAGTTCACACTCGAGAGGGGGCACATAGTGGTGGAGGAAGAACTTCCAGACTTCCTCGTCGGAGAAGAATTCGACCACGGCAAGGTCTTTGTTGACAAAACGCTTACAAGAGAGCTCATGATGGAAGGACTTGCAAGGGAGTTCGTCAGAAGAATACAGGAGATGAGAAAGCAGCTCGACTTGGACGTCAACGACAAGATAGTGGTTTACATTGAGACGACCGAGGAGAACAAGGAGCTCCTCAAAGAGATGCTTGATTACATGAAGGGAGAGACAAGAGCCGTTGAAATCAAGTTCGAAGAGCCAAAGGGCTATGTAGTTGAATGGCCAGAAGTGGAAGCAAAGATAGGAATTGAGAAGGTAGAGAGCTGA
- a CDS encoding aldehyde ferredoxin oxidoreductase family protein translates to MYGYAGKLLDVDLTREKVREVELDEEILRKFYGGRGLGTYILWKELGEKWEKVDPLGEENLLLILTGPLTGYYPGMKTAVVSKSPESNGVVGSVLSSEVGLELKASGYDGIIIRGKAKSPVYLFVHNDTVEIRDAGKYWGMGGVELHKTLLKEVHEEIRKKEKLKGVPKEPAMMYIGRAGENQVRYAAIMTKLMHAAGYGGYGAVMGSKNLKAILVKGSKSLPEVHDREKMKSLLGEFWKELFSMTTFREWGTGAGGYSVGHDRSSEPIRNWQEEYHDDEKISVVNFENKAWIKKYWADYGCPVNCMKISYLRYGPYKGSITDAPDYELMAYMGTNLGIFEPEKIVYLSYLVDELGLDGINAGNVLGFAAELYQRGILTEEDIGFKLEWGDEKAFAKLLHLIAERKGIGEILAEGTYRAALKISEMKGVDATRYAVHVKGIGVGAHGVRSELDYTRDISYAVSVQGGDHTSTAALPAKSYEGEIVNAFYDSAVVCMFVTKPGFEKILEFGNALTGFDLTPEKWFNETGLRIIHLQRILLLLGGPDVYWDPRKDDDNPPRFYEPLPSGPAKGKAPSMEDIKVKVKQYYEEIGYDENGIPKEEVLEELGLGEAKREVRRIKKRLSL, encoded by the coding sequence ATGTACGGGTATGCTGGAAAGCTCCTTGATGTTGACCTGACCAGGGAGAAAGTCAGGGAAGTCGAGCTGGACGAGGAAATCTTGAGGAAGTTCTACGGTGGGAGAGGGCTCGGCACCTATATACTCTGGAAGGAGCTGGGGGAGAAGTGGGAAAAGGTTGACCCCCTCGGCGAGGAGAACCTTCTCCTTATCCTCACCGGCCCGCTGACAGGCTACTACCCCGGCATGAAGACCGCTGTAGTGTCAAAGTCTCCAGAGAGCAACGGTGTCGTTGGGAGCGTTTTAAGCAGTGAAGTTGGCCTAGAACTTAAAGCGAGCGGCTACGACGGGATAATCATCAGGGGAAAGGCCAAGAGCCCCGTCTATCTGTTTGTCCACAACGACACCGTTGAGATAAGGGACGCGGGCAAATACTGGGGTATGGGTGGAGTTGAGCTCCACAAGACCCTCCTGAAGGAAGTCCACGAGGAGATAAGGAAGAAGGAGAAGCTGAAGGGCGTTCCCAAGGAGCCCGCGATGATGTACATCGGCAGGGCCGGCGAAAACCAGGTTCGCTACGCCGCGATAATGACAAAGCTCATGCACGCGGCTGGTTACGGAGGCTACGGGGCGGTCATGGGCAGCAAGAACCTAAAGGCTATCCTCGTGAAGGGAAGCAAGTCCCTGCCGGAGGTTCACGACAGGGAGAAAATGAAGTCCCTGCTGGGGGAGTTCTGGAAAGAGCTGTTCTCCATGACGACCTTCAGGGAGTGGGGCACCGGGGCCGGTGGCTACAGTGTTGGCCACGACAGGTCGAGCGAGCCCATAAGGAACTGGCAGGAGGAGTACCACGACGACGAGAAGATCAGCGTTGTCAACTTTGAAAACAAGGCCTGGATAAAGAAGTACTGGGCCGACTACGGCTGTCCTGTAAACTGTATGAAGATTTCATACCTCCGCTATGGCCCGTACAAGGGCTCGATAACAGACGCGCCCGACTACGAGCTCATGGCCTACATGGGCACCAACCTCGGCATATTTGAGCCAGAGAAGATCGTCTACCTCTCCTACCTGGTTGACGAGCTCGGCCTGGACGGCATAAACGCGGGCAACGTCCTTGGCTTTGCCGCGGAACTCTACCAGCGCGGAATCCTTACGGAGGAAGACATAGGCTTCAAGCTCGAATGGGGCGACGAGAAGGCCTTTGCAAAGCTCCTGCACCTCATAGCTGAGAGGAAGGGAATAGGTGAGATACTCGCCGAAGGAACTTACAGGGCTGCGCTGAAGATTTCAGAGATGAAGGGAGTAGATGCTACCAGGTATGCAGTCCACGTAAAGGGCATCGGCGTCGGCGCCCACGGCGTAAGGAGCGAGCTCGACTACACGAGGGACATCAGCTACGCCGTCTCTGTCCAGGGAGGAGACCACACCTCGACAGCCGCCCTTCCGGCGAAGAGCTACGAAGGGGAGATAGTGAACGCGTTCTACGACTCCGCAGTAGTCTGTATGTTCGTTACAAAACCCGGCTTCGAGAAAATCCTTGAGTTCGGAAACGCACTAACAGGCTTTGACCTCACGCCGGAGAAGTGGTTCAACGAGACCGGCCTGAGGATAATTCACCTCCAGAGGATCCTGCTCCTCCTCGGGGGGCCGGACGTCTACTGGGACCCGAGGAAGGACGACGACAACCCGCCGAGGTTCTACGAGCCCCTCCCGAGCGGGCCGGCGAAAGGAAAGGCCCCAAGCATGGAGGACATAAAGGTCAAGGTAAAGCAGTACTACGAGGAGATTGGCTACGACGAAAACGGCATTCCGAAGGAGGAGGTACTGGAGGAGCTCGGGCTTGGAGAGGCGAAGAGGGAAGTCCGGAGAATCAAAAAGCGCCTAAGTCTTTAA
- a CDS encoding DUF835 domain-containing protein, which translates to MHHTVLLLGQVLSLSAKIVGALVLAHVYLKHNRKPALYWSFSWAAAASSIFADISKSVYLLSLSEAFWAMFLFYGTLVLLEENGIAIGKLQVLSVVPIVISLYGTLIGILGYSSDWFTLLGLPYAVSALFIIASGFMVLSLREFYNNRALYLGSILIISGLHELDFPVLRLVEWFSPIGFTLGSVFSVLSVYFMIKFVFAEEFIRVEKPPIKIDLKPGVMIVKPQEYVKIKEKLKKVPVLAFIRDLHVPKAWNAFFITTTEKRKSIFPTDLAKILDIAIRYLHEANEKGFEGIIVIDCPEYLKMYNNFETLVKFLASLKDFTVLYNGVLILVIEEEAWGKRELEMLKRVLS; encoded by the coding sequence ATGCACCATACGGTGCTTCTCCTAGGCCAGGTGCTCAGTCTTTCAGCAAAGATAGTGGGGGCTTTAGTCCTCGCTCACGTTTACTTGAAGCATAACAGAAAGCCCGCCCTTTATTGGTCTTTTTCCTGGGCTGCCGCCGCTTCTTCAATATTTGCCGACATAAGTAAGAGCGTATATTTACTCTCGCTGTCAGAAGCCTTCTGGGCGATGTTCCTCTTCTATGGTACGCTCGTCCTTCTGGAGGAGAATGGAATTGCAATTGGAAAACTGCAAGTGCTGTCAGTAGTTCCTATTGTAATAAGCTTGTATGGAACTCTAATAGGTATCTTAGGATATTCTTCTGACTGGTTTACACTTCTCGGTCTGCCCTACGCTGTTTCAGCCCTTTTCATTATTGCCTCTGGATTTATGGTATTATCCCTCAGGGAGTTTTACAACAACAGGGCTCTTTATCTAGGGAGCATTCTCATAATTTCCGGGCTTCATGAGCTCGACTTTCCAGTTTTAAGGCTTGTAGAATGGTTTTCTCCAATAGGGTTTACCCTCGGCTCAGTATTCAGCGTCCTCTCTGTTTACTTTATGATAAAATTTGTCTTTGCGGAAGAGTTCATAAGGGTCGAAAAGCCCCCCATAAAAATAGACCTCAAGCCAGGAGTTATGATAGTCAAACCACAAGAGTACGTTAAAATAAAAGAGAAGCTCAAAAAAGTGCCGGTGCTGGCGTTTATTAGAGATCTACACGTTCCTAAGGCTTGGAATGCGTTCTTCATAACAACCACGGAAAAAAGAAAATCCATATTCCCAACAGATCTTGCAAAAATTCTTGATATAGCAATCAGATACCTGCATGAGGCTAATGAAAAGGGGTTTGAAGGAATAATTGTTATAGACTGTCCTGAATATTTAAAAATGTACAATAATTTTGAGACCCTCGTAAAATTCCTTGCCTCCCTAAAAGATTTCACGGTTTTATATAACGGAGTTCTAATTCTGGTAATTGAGGAGGAGGCATGGGGAAAAAGGGAGCTTGAAATGCTAAAAAGGGTTCTCAGCTGA
- the yjjX gene encoding inosine/xanthosine triphosphatase: MRIAVGSTNPTKVKAVENVMRKIYGEVEVFGVEVESGVSDQPVGIEEIVQGAINRAKMALEKTSADFGVGIEAGIYPFPQTLTGYLDIQVCAIASPDGVITIGHGPGFEYPPIVIERILNEGVEAGIAMGGLVNDLELKKKIGAIGVLSKGLLTRTELNEIAVLMAMIPRLNKELFFGRK; this comes from the coding sequence ATGAGAATCGCAGTTGGTTCAACAAACCCGACAAAAGTTAAAGCCGTTGAGAACGTGATGCGGAAGATTTACGGTGAAGTTGAAGTTTTTGGCGTTGAAGTTGAGAGTGGAGTCTCAGATCAGCCAGTTGGTATAGAAGAGATAGTGCAAGGAGCAATTAACAGGGCAAAAATGGCATTAGAGAAGACAAGTGCTGACTTCGGCGTGGGAATCGAGGCAGGAATATATCCATTCCCTCAAACTCTAACGGGCTACCTTGATATTCAAGTATGCGCAATAGCGAGCCCTGATGGAGTAATAACCATTGGTCACGGCCCGGGCTTTGAGTATCCGCCGATAGTCATTGAAAGAATCCTCAATGAGGGCGTTGAGGCAGGCATTGCAATGGGTGGACTTGTTAACGACCTTGAGCTAAAGAAGAAAATCGGTGCGATAGGTGTTTTGAGTAAAGGTCTTCTAACGAGAACCGAGTTGAACGAGATTGCAGTTTTGATGGCTATGATACCGAGATTAAACAAGGAGCTCTTCTTCGGGAGGAAATAA
- a CDS encoding DMT family transporter gives MNRAEIILLGITAIWGFTFPAMKVSLDYIPPILFLVYRFGVASLLMLLVFRKRALAKETLFEGLILGATLFFGHGFQIVGLKYTTASNSAFITSLYVVFTPFIAYFILQDRLKFKDVISLAVALIGLYLISGTSLSFNYGDFLTVLCAVSFAFQIVLVQKFGEKDYISLAFWQIFWNFVFSTVYALIFEGFVLPREVAPWVGILYTGVFATVVAFTLQIKYQRETKAHKAALIYSAEPIFGHISALLTIGEVLTLKGYLGALLILIAIWNEIRNENR, from the coding sequence GTGAACCGCGCTGAAATAATACTCCTTGGAATCACTGCCATTTGGGGATTTACATTTCCGGCAATGAAGGTTAGCCTTGACTATATTCCTCCGATTTTATTCTTGGTATACCGTTTCGGAGTAGCTTCTCTTCTTATGCTCCTTGTTTTCAGGAAGAGAGCCTTAGCAAAGGAAACACTCTTTGAAGGGCTTATTTTGGGAGCAACTCTTTTTTTCGGTCATGGATTCCAGATAGTAGGGCTTAAATACACCACTGCCTCAAACTCCGCATTTATTACTTCGCTCTACGTCGTCTTTACACCCTTTATAGCATACTTTATTCTTCAGGACAGGCTTAAGTTCAAAGATGTCATATCGCTTGCGGTAGCTCTTATTGGTCTCTACTTGATTTCGGGGACCAGCTTGAGCTTTAACTACGGAGATTTTTTGACAGTCCTGTGTGCAGTTTCGTTTGCATTTCAAATAGTCCTCGTTCAGAAGTTTGGAGAAAAAGATTATATTAGCCTTGCCTTTTGGCAGATCTTTTGGAATTTTGTATTCTCGACGGTTTATGCTCTGATTTTTGAGGGATTTGTACTGCCAAGGGAAGTGGCACCTTGGGTTGGTATCCTCTACACCGGAGTTTTCGCGACAGTGGTTGCGTTTACACTCCAAATAAAGTATCAGAGAGAAACAAAAGCCCACAAAGCAGCACTTATCTATTCTGCCGAACCGATTTTTGGGCATATCTCAGCGCTTTTGACTATTGGGGAAGTTTTAACCTTGAAAGGCTATCTTGGGGCATTGTTGATATTGATTGCGATCTGGAATGAGATAAGAAATGAAAACCGCTAG